Proteins from a genomic interval of Micromonospora sp. NBC_00389:
- a CDS encoding ABC transporter ATP-binding protein: MSTDKILFDQVSKTFPVRATRRGAAGAVTALDRVTLGVRPGEFLVVVGPSGCGKSTLLDLLGGLTAPTGGQVLVDGRPVTGPGLDRGIVFQQYALLPWRTAAGNVAFGLEAKGVPRAERADLIDHHLDLVGLRGFADRYPHELSGGMKQRVAIARSLAYDPDVLLMDEPFAALDAQTRDSLQDELVRIWARTGKTIVFITHGIDEAVHLGQRVAVLTSRPGRVKEVIDIDLGDRDAVEDVRSTDAFRHHRHQIWTLLRDEVRAAQAAEGAAASRTAHTGAAGGRTPAVAGADAQRAAPAATRTEEARVG, from the coding sequence ACCGGGTGACCCTCGGGGTACGCCCCGGCGAGTTCCTGGTCGTCGTCGGCCCGAGCGGCTGCGGCAAGTCCACCCTGCTCGACCTGCTCGGCGGGCTCACCGCGCCGACCGGCGGGCAGGTGCTGGTCGACGGCCGCCCGGTCACCGGCCCCGGCCTGGACCGGGGCATCGTCTTCCAGCAGTACGCGCTGCTGCCCTGGCGCACCGCCGCCGGCAACGTCGCGTTCGGGCTGGAGGCCAAGGGGGTGCCCCGGGCCGAACGCGCCGACCTGATCGACCACCACCTGGACCTGGTGGGCCTGCGCGGCTTCGCGGACCGCTACCCGCACGAGCTGTCCGGCGGAATGAAGCAGCGCGTCGCCATCGCCCGCAGCCTCGCCTACGACCCGGACGTGCTGCTGATGGACGAGCCGTTCGCCGCGCTGGACGCGCAGACCCGCGACTCGTTGCAGGACGAACTGGTGCGGATCTGGGCCCGCACCGGCAAGACCATCGTGTTCATCACCCACGGCATCGACGAGGCCGTGCACCTCGGCCAGCGGGTGGCGGTGCTGACCTCCCGGCCCGGGCGGGTCAAGGAGGTCATCGACATCGACCTCGGCGACCGGGACGCCGTCGAGGACGTCCGCTCCACCGACGCGTTCCGCCACCACCGGCACCAGATCTGGACGCTGCTACGCGACGAGGTGCGCGCCGCCCAGGCCGCCGAAGGCGCCGCCGCCAGCCGCACCGCCCACACCGGAGCAGCCGGTGGTCGTACCCCTGCCGTGGCCGGAGCCGACGCGCAGCGTGCGGCACCGGCGGCGACCCGTACCGAGGAGGCCCGCGTTGGTTGA
- a CDS encoding ABC transporter permease produces the protein MVDIAERPTRLEAPPAVPGAAADPAPPGLAGRLLGAGGRVLHRTVAIAALAAIWEGAPRLGLVDRVFLPPLSEVLVAWWELLRSGQLAEHVGASLTRSLAGLGLAVLTAIPLGLLIGWYRPLAELLSPLLEVFRNTAALALLPVFVLILGLGETSKIALVLYACSWPILLNTIAGVKGVDPLLIRSARSMGLNHLRLFQKVILPAAVPTIFTGIRLAGAYSILVLVAAEMVGAKAGLGYLINYAQYNFAIPDMYSGIITISAIGLVVNQLLVALERRFSTWRVDVSA, from the coding sequence TTGGTTGACATCGCCGAACGTCCAACCCGGCTGGAGGCGCCACCCGCCGTGCCCGGCGCGGCGGCCGATCCCGCCCCGCCCGGCCTGGCCGGTCGGCTGCTCGGCGCGGGCGGGAGGGTGCTGCACCGCACCGTCGCGATTGCCGCGCTGGCCGCGATCTGGGAGGGCGCACCCCGGCTCGGGCTGGTGGACCGGGTCTTCCTGCCCCCGCTGTCCGAGGTGCTGGTGGCCTGGTGGGAGCTGCTGCGCAGCGGGCAGCTCGCCGAGCACGTCGGGGCGAGCCTGACCCGGTCGCTGGCTGGGCTCGGCCTGGCCGTGCTCACCGCCATCCCGCTCGGGCTGCTGATCGGCTGGTACCGGCCGCTCGCCGAGCTGCTCAGCCCGCTGCTGGAGGTGTTCCGCAACACCGCCGCGCTGGCGCTGCTACCGGTCTTCGTGCTCATCCTCGGCCTGGGGGAGACCTCCAAGATCGCGTTGGTGCTGTACGCCTGCTCCTGGCCGATCCTGCTGAACACCATCGCCGGGGTGAAGGGCGTCGACCCGCTGCTGATCCGGTCGGCCCGCTCGATGGGGCTCAACCACCTGCGGCTGTTCCAGAAGGTGATCCTGCCGGCTGCGGTGCCGACCATCTTCACCGGCATCCGACTGGCCGGGGCGTACTCGATCCTGGTGCTGGTCGCGGCCGAGATGGTCGGCGCGAAGGCCGGCCTTGGCTACCTCATCAACTACGCGCAGTACAACTTCGCGATCCCCGACATGTACTCCGGGATCATCACGATCTCCGCCATCGGTCTGGTCGTCAACCAGCTCCTCGTCGCCCTGGAACGCCGCTTCTCCACCTGGCGCGTCGACGTCTCCGCCTGA